The nucleotide sequence TGTTCCGCGTCACCACCTTCGGCGAGAGCCACGGGGTCGCCCTCGGCTGCGTGGTGGACGGCTGCCCGCCCGGGCTGCCGCTGACAGTCGCCGAGATCCAGGCGGAGCTCGACCGGAGGAAGCCCGGCCAGTCGCGCTTCACCACGCAGCGGCGCGAGCCGGACGCGGTGAAGATCCTCTCCGGCGTGTTCGGCGACGACCGCACCGAGGGGCGCCAGCTCACCACCGGCACGCCGATCGCGCTCGTGATCGAGAACACCGACCAGCGCTCGAAGGACTATTCGGAGATCCGCGACAGCTACCGGCCCGGCCACGCCGACTTCACCTACGAGGCGAAGTACGGCATCCGCGACTATCGCGGCGGCGGGCGCTCCTCGGCACGCGAGACCGCCGCGCGGGTCGCGGCCGGCGCCATCGCCCGCAAGGTGATCCCGGGGATCACGATCCGCGCCGCCCTGGTGCAGATGGGCCCGCACGCGATCGACCGCGCCCGCTGGGACTGGGAGGAGGTCGCCCGCAACCCGTTCTTCTGCCCCGACCCCGAGGCCGCCAAGCTCTACGAGACCTACCTCGACGGCATCCGCCGGGACGGCTCCTCCATCGGCGCGGTGATCGAGGTGGTGGCCGAGGGCGTGCCCCCGGGCCTCGGCGCGCCGCTCTACGGCAAGCTCGACGCGGATCTCGCCGCCGCCATGATGTCGATCAACGCCGTCAAGGGCGTCGAGATCGGCGACGGCTTCGCCAGCGCGGCGCTCCGCGGCGAGGACAACGCCGACGAGATGCGCGCCGGCAACGACGGGCCGGCCTTCCTCGCCAACCACGCGGGCGGGATCCTGGGCGGGCTCTCCACCGGCCAGCCCATCGTCTGCCGCTTCGCGGTCAAGCCGACCTCCTCGATCCTCACGCCGCGCCGCACCGTCACCCGCGAGGGCCGCGACGCCGAGATCGTCACCAAGGGCCGCCACGACCCCTGCGTCGGCATCCGCGCCGTGCCGGTGGCCGAGGCCATGATGGCCTGCGTGCTCGCCGATCACTATCTGCGCCACAGGGGGCAGGTCGGCTGAAGCTTCGGCCGCGCCGATCGCCCGCACGAAACCCCGAGAATTCCCGTGTCCCACCACTCCGTCACCGAGGCCATCGAGGCCTTTGCCCGCGGCGAAATCGTGGTCGTCACCGACGACGACGACCGCGAGAACGAGGGCGATCTCGTCGTCGCCGCCGCGCTCTGCACGCCGGAGAAGATGGCCTTCATCATCCGCAACACCTGCGGCATCGTCTGCGCACCGGTGACGCTCGCGGAGGCGCGCCGGCTCCACCTCGCCCCGATGGTGGCGGCCAACGACGCGCCGCTCGGCACCGCCTTCACGGTGACGGTCGACGTCAAGCACGGGCTGACCACCGGCATCTCGGCCGAGCAGCGCTGCAACACGGTCCGGGCGCTCGCCAACGGCAACA is from Methylobacterium radiodurans and encodes:
- the aroC gene encoding chorismate synthase, whose amino-acid sequence is MSHNTFGHLFRVTTFGESHGVALGCVVDGCPPGLPLTVAEIQAELDRRKPGQSRFTTQRREPDAVKILSGVFGDDRTEGRQLTTGTPIALVIENTDQRSKDYSEIRDSYRPGHADFTYEAKYGIRDYRGGGRSSARETAARVAAGAIARKVIPGITIRAALVQMGPHAIDRARWDWEEVARNPFFCPDPEAAKLYETYLDGIRRDGSSIGAVIEVVAEGVPPGLGAPLYGKLDADLAAAMMSINAVKGVEIGDGFASAALRGEDNADEMRAGNDGPAFLANHAGGILGGLSTGQPIVCRFAVKPTSSILTPRRTVTREGRDAEIVTKGRHDPCVGIRAVPVAEAMMACVLADHYLRHRGQVG